A portion of the Kazachstania africana CBS 2517 chromosome 2, complete genome genome contains these proteins:
- the REF2 gene encoding RNA-processing protein REF2 (similar to Saccharomyces cerevisiae REF2 (YDR195W); ancestral locus Anc_8.403), whose protein sequence is MSNPIPQLVNISHALQSNMVQQIRTDVASFTQPGELSTDQVNKIDNYLSALKSALTQFTNDNKHIENNDPSMSVTDLDIQLYSGLKAMYIDYINQLNQIKLSNSELKQRQEDDKRIKQNIKLLNDINETLPIKSADERRLFFKNLTINDNYKFVLKSNDLLASVVKLCELDLSTTENIKSYITFLKSIGYSKETLKKELPSSITKPIDEKVKIKKTKSPKNSIVVGMAAGSNNSNSSISSSNSSNSSVTESSTVLPKVKKKRDIYIANATGKKDKNSSLSGEVLNKDTDVILLNNKEKMNDAAGDDDGKASSQVEENKKKISFSKYLKKDDSDTTATESPKRSASSKNVSLDEPTSKRIKNDDTNEVKPISILKNGENIRSSSRVSKSMNINFSDNLMLYGDDLPDSGLKVTSSELKKILKPFKEGEPNEKLHFGDFRVRPMKLIPLVSQSMNVEEIMDISELKGGPVSCQTRTPPFYREEFQNFNKELKKKPPREPILSSENENNNDAHENDNSMPLVAKAFGKNALLLKKDRGGLPYKRVPEIPRNNYPPKHIR, encoded by the coding sequence ATGTCAAATCCAATTCCTCAGCTAGTAAATATATCTCATGCCTTGCAATCTAACATGGTACAACAGATTAGAACAGACGTTGCAAGTTTTACACAACCAGGTGAACTATCAACAGATCaagtaaataaaattgataactACCTAAGTGCGTTAAAATCTGCATTAACCCAATTTACCAATGACAACAAGCATATTGAAAACAATGATCCTTCAATGAGTGTTACAGATCTCGATATTCAACTTTATTCGGGTTTAAAAGCAATGTATATAGACTATATTaatcaattaaatcaaatcaaattaaGTAATTctgaattgaaacaaaggcaagaagatgataaaagGATCAAACAGAATATTAAACTACTAAACGATATCAATGAAACACTACCGATTAAATCTGCTGATGAAAGGAGGCTGttctttaaaaatttaacAATTAACGATaattataaatttgttCTAAAATCTAATGATCTTTTAGCTTCAGTAGTAAAATTATGTGAACTGGATCTATCTACAACGGAAAATATTAAGTCATATATCacatttttaaaatcaattggTTACTCAAAAGAAACcttgaagaaagaattacCATCAAGCATAACCAAgccaattgatgaaaaagtaaaaatcaaaaagaCAAAATCTCCTAAAAATAGCATTGTAGTTGGTATGGCCGCCGgtagtaataatagtaacAGTAGTATCAGTAGCAGTAACAGTAGTAATTCCTCAGTAACTGAGAGTTCAACTGTTTTACcaaaagttaaaaaaaaGCGAGATATCTATATTGCTAACGCTACAGgtaaaaaagataaaaattcTAGCTTATCTGGTGAAGTCCTTAACAAAGATACAGATGTTATATTGCtgaataataaagaaaagatgaaTGATGCTGCCGGCGATGACGATGGAAAGGCAAGCTCACAGGTAGAAGagaacaaaaagaaaatatcttTCTCGAAATActtaaaaaaagatgatagCGATACGACGGCGACTGAAAGTCCCAAAAGATCTGCTTCTTCTAAAAACGTCTCACTGGATGAACCTACCAgtaaaagaataaaaaacGATGATACAAATGAAGTTAAGCCAAtctcaattttgaaaaatggtgaaaataTAAGATCATCTTCAAGAGTGTCTAAATCCATGAATATTAACTTTTCCGATAATTTGATGTTATATGGTGATGATCTTCCAGATTCAGGCCTAAAAGTGACCTCGTCggaattgaagaagattttaAAACCATTTAAAGAAGGTGAACCAAATGAAAAACTACATTTTGGAGATTTTAGAGTCAGGCCGATGAAACTCATTCCTTTAGTCTCTCAGAGTATGAATGTGGAAGAGATTATGGATATTTCTGAATTGAAAGGAGGACCGGTCTCTTGCCAAACAAGAACACCGCCTTTTTATAGAGAagagtttcaaaattttaacaAGGAACTAAAAAAGAAGCCACCAAGAGAACCTATTCTCTCAAgcgaaaatgaaaataacaatgACGCacatgaaaatgataattcGATGCCACTTGTGGCCAAAGcatttggtaaaaatgCCTTGCTGTTGAAAAAGGACAGAGGTGGTTTACCATACAAACGTGTTCCGGAAATACCCAGGAATAATTATCCACCAAAGCATATTCGATGA